A region from the Lates calcarifer isolate ASB-BC8 linkage group LG2, TLL_Latcal_v3, whole genome shotgun sequence genome encodes:
- the dut gene encoding deoxyuridine 5'-triphosphate nucleotidohydrolase, mitochondrial isoform X2 yields the protein MQVTDASAISPSKRAKLETKPADERPVLRFAKLSEHATTPTRGSTKAAGYDLYSAYDYSISPMDKAIVKTDIQIAVPHGCYGRVAPRSGLAAKHFIDVGAGVVDEDYRGNVGVVLFNFSKETFEVKKGDRVAQLVCERICYPDLEEQETLDETERGAGGFGSTGRN from the exons ATGC AAGTCACAGATGCTTCTGCAATTTCTCCATCAAAGAGGGCAAAGTTAGAAACAAAGCCTGCTGACGAGAGACCTGTTCTCAGATTTGCTAAACTTTCTGAGCATGCCACAACACCTACCAGAGGCTCAACAAAAGCTGCAGGATATGACCTCTACAG TGCATATGATTACTCCATTAGTCCTATGGATAAAGCTATTGTGAAGACAGACATTCAGATTGCAGTTCCACATGGCTGCTATGGGAGAGTGG CGCCGAGATCTGGACTGGCAGCGAAACACTTCATTGATGTTGGCG CTGGAGTTGTGGATGAAGACTACAGAGGAAATGTGGGAGTTGTGCTCTTCAACTTCAGCAAGGAGACATTTGAAG TGAAAAAGGGTGACCGAGTTGCTCAGCTGGTGTGTGAGAGGATCTGCTACCCAGATCTGGAGGAGCAAGAG acacTAGATGAGACAGAGCGTGGTGCTGGAGGCTTTGGGTCAACTGGACGCAACTGA